Proteins co-encoded in one Pocillopora verrucosa isolate sample1 chromosome 1, ASM3666991v2, whole genome shotgun sequence genomic window:
- the LOC131786101 gene encoding uncharacterized protein isoform X2, giving the protein MVLQQCLACNSVKTDSCTSCACGHVFERCKLIGGKRFSEYRVELYSRLENRRVRRLTREKRRKTKNIKQTRLETRAAADQTPAAIHLSLKKKTQTPSQSVTRRMKTKTFSSRTTGSKTSKTSPPPELVSRLPDALQEINRRLTGQNLMWWTVRWMQ; this is encoded by the exons ATGGTCCTCCAACAGTGTTTGGCCTGTAACTCAGTG AAGACTGACTCATGCACTTCATGTGCATGCGGCCATGTGTTTGAACGCTGTAAGCTGATTGGTGGAAAGAGATTTTCAG aATATCGAGTGGAGCTATATTCTCGATTGGAAAACAGAAGAGTGAGAAGACTCACaagggaaaagagaagaaaaacaaagaatattaaACAGACACGACTCGAG ACTAGGGCGGCGGCAGATCAAACACCAGCAGCCATACATTTATCCCTTAAGAAGAAAACACAGACACCCAGCCAATCTGTTACCCGACgaatgaaaaccaaaacattcagtTCGCGCACAACTGGCTCTAAAACAAGCAAAACTTCTCCTCCCCCGGAATTAGTGTCCAGGCTTCCTGATGCTCTTCAGGAAATCAACAGAAGATTGACAGGACAGAATCTGATGTGGTGGACAGTTCGCTGGATGCAGTAA
- the LOC131786101 gene encoding uncharacterized protein isoform X1 translates to MVFDRCIACNKLKTDSCTSCACGHVFERCKLIGGKRFSEYRVELYSRLENRRVRRLTREKRRKTKNIKQTRLETRAAADQTPAAIHLSLKKKTQTPSQSVTRRMKTKTFSSRTTGSKTSKTSPPPELVSRLPDALQEINRRLTGQNLMWWTVRWMQ, encoded by the exons ATGGTGTTTGATCGTTGTATTGCGTGTAATAAGTTG AAGACTGACTCATGCACTTCATGTGCATGCGGCCATGTGTTTGAACGCTGTAAGCTGATTGGTGGAAAGAGATTTTCAG aATATCGAGTGGAGCTATATTCTCGATTGGAAAACAGAAGAGTGAGAAGACTCACaagggaaaagagaagaaaaacaaagaatattaaACAGACACGACTCGAG ACTAGGGCGGCGGCAGATCAAACACCAGCAGCCATACATTTATCCCTTAAGAAGAAAACACAGACACCCAGCCAATCTGTTACCCGACgaatgaaaaccaaaacattcagtTCGCGCACAACTGGCTCTAAAACAAGCAAAACTTCTCCTCCCCCGGAATTAGTGTCCAGGCTTCCTGATGCTCTTCAGGAAATCAACAGAAGATTGACAGGACAGAATCTGATGTGGTGGACAGTTCGCTGGATGCAGTAA
- the LOC131786101 gene encoding uncharacterized protein isoform X3, translated as MVLQQCLACNSVTDSCTSCACGHVFERCKLIGGKRFSEYRVELYSRLENRRVRRLTREKRRKTKNIKQTRLETRAAADQTPAAIHLSLKKKTQTPSQSVTRRMKTKTFSSRTTGSKTSKTSPPPELVSRLPDALQEINRRLTGQNLMWWTVRWMQ; from the exons ATGGTCCTCCAACAGTGTTTGGCCTGTAACTCAGTG ACTGACTCATGCACTTCATGTGCATGCGGCCATGTGTTTGAACGCTGTAAGCTGATTGGTGGAAAGAGATTTTCAG aATATCGAGTGGAGCTATATTCTCGATTGGAAAACAGAAGAGTGAGAAGACTCACaagggaaaagagaagaaaaacaaagaatattaaACAGACACGACTCGAG ACTAGGGCGGCGGCAGATCAAACACCAGCAGCCATACATTTATCCCTTAAGAAGAAAACACAGACACCCAGCCAATCTGTTACCCGACgaatgaaaaccaaaacattcagtTCGCGCACAACTGGCTCTAAAACAAGCAAAACTTCTCCTCCCCCGGAATTAGTGTCCAGGCTTCCTGATGCTCTTCAGGAAATCAACAGAAGATTGACAGGACAGAATCTGATGTGGTGGACAGTTCGCTGGATGCAGTAA
- the LOC131786142 gene encoding synaptotagmin-7-like, which translates to MISLYQHTSHENTVSYGSNALAVIASIVSLGSIVVICSWCYKCWKGSEKDGESTESDYDSSSDSQLYGVPGHKYRAFAKYSTLSDVSPPEKRIESPGYPKKSLKFSQPPPQEYDVQAPQPDISNFVIPPEPPLIDQSSTKEDLGKVYFSISYDSQEMVLTLKIIKASGLPAKDFSGTSDPFVKILLLPDKKHKMETRIKRKNLNPTWNEVFRFEGFPHNKLLSRTLYLQVLDYDRFSRNDPIGEIEIPLSDIDLGPMTLTFCKDLQPCKRQEHLGDLLISMMYQPTNNRIVVVVMKASKLKKMDFIGSCDPYVKIYSMHGGKRLDKKKTTIKRRSKDPVWNESFIFYVPVDKLRDITFVFTVMDFDRITQNEMIGQIILGYRTTGSSLRHWTEMMGNPRKPVAQWHRLQLY; encoded by the exons ATGATTAGTCTCTATCAACACACTTCTCATGAGAACACAG TTTCTTACGGTTCTAACGCACTCGCTGTAATAGCCAGCATTGTTTCTCTTGGAAGTATAGTGGTGATCTGTTCTTGGTGCTACAAATGTTGGAAGGGATCAGAGAAGGATGGAGAGAGTACAGAAAGCGACTATGATTCATCCTCGGACTCTCAACTCTACGGAGTCCCAGGGCACAAATACCGTGCATTTGCGAAATACTCGACGCTGTCGGACGTTTCACCGCCTGAAAAGCGCATTGAATCGCCTGGGTATCCGAAAAAATCGTTAAAATTTTCTCAGCCGCCTCCACAAGAGTACGATGTACAAGCACCTCAGCCGGATATCTCAAACTTTGTCATCCCGCCAGAGCCTCCTTTAATCGATCAATCATCGACCAAAGAGGACCTCGGAAAGGTTTACTTCTCAATTAGCTACGATTCCCAAGAAATGGTACTCAcgttgaaaattataaaagcgTCCGGACTTCCGGCCAAAGATTTTAGCGGAACCAGCGACCCGTTTGTGAAAATTCTGCTGCTTCCAGATAAAAAGCACAAAATGGAAACTcgaattaaaaggaaaaatctcaaCCCAACATGGAACGAGGTTTTTAGATTTGAAGGTTTCCCTCATAACAAGCTATTAAGTCGAACGTTGTATCTTCAAGTACTGGACTACGATCGTTTTTCTCGGAACGATCCCATAGGAGAAATTGAAATCCCGTTGAGCGATATTGACTTGGGGCCAATGACTCTGACTTTCTGCAAGGATCTACAACCCTGTAAACGCCAG GAACACCTGGGAGACCTTCTTATCTCCATGATGTACCAACCCACAAATAACAGAATTGTGGTTGTTGTCATGAAAGCCTCAAAACTAAAGAAGATGGACTTCATTGGATCATGTG ATCCATATGTTAAAATCTATTCCATGCATGGAGGGAAGAGGTTAGACAAGAAGAAGACAACAATAAAGAGGAGATCAAAAGATCCTGTGTGGAATGAATCCTTCATATTCTATGTTCCAGTTGACAAGCTTAGAGACATAACCTTTGTCTTCACTGTTATGGACTTTGACCGTATCACACAAAATGAGATGATTGGCCAAATAATCTTGGGATACCGCACCACTGGCAGCTCACTAAGGCACTGGACTGAAATGATGGGTAACCCCAGGAAGCCTGTAGCACAATGGCATAGGCTTCAACTTTACTAA
- the LOC131786119 gene encoding uncharacterized protein, producing MVLQQCLACNTVMTESCRSCVCGHVFKDVRKICGKRFSEYRAELYTRLENRRIKQLVRQNRKASEKGTSQQPLKEHKGNREESLVVASALKPKTHSVHSKPLHRRIKGKRYSRPVNPPSNKTTSVPPELVSRLPSALQEINRRLTGQNLVWWTMHLL from the exons ATGGTTCTCCAGCAATGTTTGGCATGTAACACAGTG ATGACAGAGTCTTGCAGGTCATGCGTTTGTGGTCACGTGTTCAAAGACGTGAGAAAGATTTGTGGAAAGAGGTTCTCAG AATATCGCGCTGAGTTATACACACGCTTGGAAAACAGGAGAATAAAACAGTTGGTACGACAAAACCGAAAAGCCAGCGAAAAGGGAACTTCCCAACAACCTCTCAAAGAACACAAG GGCAACCGGGAAGAATCTTTAGTCGTTGCTTCAGCGCTCAAACCAAAGACCCACTCAGTTCATTCTAAACCACTTCACCGAAGAATAAAAGGCAAACGATATTCGCGCCCAGTAAACCCACcatcaaacaaaacaaccagCGTGCCACCAGAACTAGTGTCCAGGCTTCCAAGTGCTCTGCAAGAAATCAACAGAAGACTGACGGGACAAAACTTAGTATGGTGGACAATGCACTTATTATAA
- the LOC131786100 gene encoding uncharacterized protein yields the protein MVLQQCLACNAMITESCRTCVCGHVLEDVKAIAGKRFSEYRVELYSRLENKRIKQLVRTNRKASGKETTRQPLKERKSNPKEFLAVTSALKPKTCPLGSKTYHRRPKGKRLSRPVNTPSSETTAVPPELVSRLPSALQEINRRLTGQNLIWWTMQLS from the exons ATGGTTCTACAGCAATGCTTGGCATGCAACGCAATG ATAACTGAATCTTGCCGGACATGCGTATGTGGTCACGTGCTCGAAGACGTCAAAGCAATCGCGGGAAAAAGATTCTCGG AATACCGCGTTGAGCTGTATTCACGCCTGGAAAACAAGAGAATAAAGCAGTTGGtaagaacaaacagaaaagcGAGCGGAAAGGAAACTACCCGACAGCCTCTGAAAGAACGCAAG AGTAACCCAAAAGAATTCTTAGCTGTTACTTCAGCACTTAAACCCAAGACCTGTCCACTTGGCTCAAAAACATATCACCGAAGACCAAAAGGTAAACGTCTTTCGCGCCCTGTCAACACGCCATCCAGCGAAACAACTGCTGTGCCACCTGAACTAGTGTCCAGGCTTCCGAGTGCTCTGCAAGAAATTAACAGAAGATTGACAGGACAGAACTTGATATGGTGGACAATGCAGTTATCATAA
- the LOC131786101 gene encoding uncharacterized protein isoform X4 → MVFDRCIACNKLTDSCTSCACGHVFERCKLIGGKRFSEYRVELYSRLENRRVRRLTREKRRKTKNIKQTRLETRAAADQTPAAIHLSLKKKTQTPSQSVTRRMKTKTFSSRTTGSKTSKTSPPPELVSRLPDALQEINRRLTGQNLMWWTVRWMQ, encoded by the exons ATGGTGTTTGATCGTTGTATTGCGTGTAATAAGTTG ACTGACTCATGCACTTCATGTGCATGCGGCCATGTGTTTGAACGCTGTAAGCTGATTGGTGGAAAGAGATTTTCAG aATATCGAGTGGAGCTATATTCTCGATTGGAAAACAGAAGAGTGAGAAGACTCACaagggaaaagagaagaaaaacaaagaatattaaACAGACACGACTCGAG ACTAGGGCGGCGGCAGATCAAACACCAGCAGCCATACATTTATCCCTTAAGAAGAAAACACAGACACCCAGCCAATCTGTTACCCGACgaatgaaaaccaaaacattcagtTCGCGCACAACTGGCTCTAAAACAAGCAAAACTTCTCCTCCCCCGGAATTAGTGTCCAGGCTTCCTGATGCTCTTCAGGAAATCAACAGAAGATTGACAGGACAGAATCTGATGTGGTGGACAGTTCGCTGGATGCAGTAA